Proteins encoded in a region of the Streptomyces sp. NBC_01471 genome:
- a CDS encoding VOC family protein gives MKIHLTSVFVDDQAKALRFYTEILGFVKKHDVPVGGEDRWLTVVSAAEPGGTELLLEPAGHPAVKPYRDALVTDGVPIHQFAVDDVQAEYERLRGLGVVFTQEPLEMGPVTTAVFDDTCGNLIQIATQPE, from the coding sequence ATGAAGATCCATCTGACCAGCGTCTTCGTCGACGACCAGGCCAAGGCCCTGCGCTTCTACACCGAGATCCTCGGCTTCGTGAAGAAGCACGACGTCCCGGTGGGCGGGGAGGACCGGTGGCTGACCGTCGTCTCGGCCGCCGAGCCCGGCGGCACCGAACTCCTCCTGGAGCCCGCCGGCCACCCGGCCGTCAAGCCCTACCGCGACGCGCTCGTCACGGACGGCGTCCCGATCCACCAGTTCGCCGTCGACGACGTACAGGCGGAGTACGAGCGGCTGCGCGGCCTCGGCGTCGTCTTCACCCAGGAACCCCTGGAGATGGGCCCCGTCACCACCGCCGTCTTCGACGACACCTGCGGCAATCTGATCCAGATCGCGACGCAGCCGGAGTAG
- a CDS encoding metalloregulator ArsR/SmtB family transcription factor has protein sequence MADDLFKALADSTRRIILDELAEKSGQTLFEICSRLSMKHGLGISRQGISQHLAVLEAAGLVETRREGRYKFHDLSTAPLRQIAERWPLPDTSGPEESTP, from the coding sequence GTGGCCGACGACCTTTTCAAAGCCCTGGCCGACTCCACCCGCCGCATCATCCTCGACGAGCTCGCGGAGAAGTCCGGGCAGACACTGTTCGAGATCTGCTCGCGGCTGAGCATGAAGCATGGACTCGGGATCTCGCGCCAGGGGATCTCCCAGCACCTCGCCGTACTGGAGGCCGCCGGACTCGTCGAGACCAGGCGGGAGGGCCGCTACAAGTTCCACGACCTCAGTACAGCCCCGCTGCGGCAGATCGCCGAGCGATGGCCCCTGCCCGACACGTCCGGACCGGAAGAGAGCACCCCATGA
- a CDS encoding helix-turn-helix transcriptional regulator, whose amino-acid sequence MASLNVGNLGEYLREQRRTAQLSLRQLADAAGVSNPYLSQIERGLRKPSADILQQLAKALRISAETLYVQAGILDERERDELETRAVILADPSISERQKQVLLQIYESFRKENGLEPDAPRTADTGKEVRDVRDVRDDHEQN is encoded by the coding sequence ATGGCATCACTCAACGTCGGCAATCTCGGGGAGTACCTGCGCGAGCAGCGGCGCACCGCGCAGCTCTCCCTGCGCCAGCTTGCCGACGCGGCCGGGGTGTCGAATCCGTATCTGAGTCAGATCGAGCGCGGCCTGCGCAAGCCCAGCGCGGACATTCTCCAGCAGCTGGCGAAGGCGCTCCGGATCTCCGCGGAGACCCTGTACGTCCAGGCCGGGATCCTTGATGAGCGGGAGCGGGACGAGCTGGAGACGCGCGCCGTCATTCTGGCCGACCCCTCCATATCCGAGCGCCAGAAGCAGGTGCTGCTCCAGATCTACGAGTCCTTCCGCAAGGAGAACGGGCTCGAACCGGATGCGCCCCGCACGGCGGACACCGGCAAAGAAGTACGCGACGTACGCGATGTACGCGACGACCACGAACAGAACTGA